The nucleotide sequence GGTTGGATTACTTCGGGGCGAGGTTCTTTCCCGAATCATCCCGCGAGTATGAGCCGGTTGGTTTTCACGGGCTGCATGTTCAAATTTGTCTCTTGCATCGATTCGACCGCTCTTATATTCCTTGACGAAGTGTGTACAAGGTGTGTATTATGTGCATGCTAAGCGGGGGGCTATGGATAGTCGGGAGGTAATCAGGCTGCTCAAAAAGGGTGGATGGTACGAGGTCAATCAGGTCGGCAGCCATAAGCAGCTTAAGCATCCGGAGAGAAAAGGGCGCGTTACGATCCCGCATCCTAAAAGAGATATCCCGGGGGGGACGCTGAAGAGTATTGAAAAACAAGCCGGAATCAAGCTTGAAAAACATCTGCACAGCCGCGATTGATAAAGGGCGGCTCCATGGAAACGAAGGATGTATATAAATGCAATACATCGCCTATCTGCACAAAGAGAAAAAATCAGATTACGGGGTGAGTTTCCCGGATTTTCCCGGATGCATAACTGCCGGTAAAACTCTCGAGGAAGCGCGCAGAAACGCAGTCGAGGCTTTGACCCTGCATATGGAAGGAATGCTGGAGGATGGGGATGAGATCCCGGAAGCTTCCAATCTTGACAATCTAACCCGCGATAAGGCGTTGAAAGACGCTATAGCTTTTTTGGTGGATGTAACTATCTCGGACAAGGTCGGACGATTCAATATCACGGCTCGAAAAAGCCAGATGGAGGAAATCGATCGACTGGCAAAACAGCACGGGATGTCGCGATCGGCCTATATTGTTTCTTCCGCCCTTAACAGAAAGGCGTCATAAACCCGCGAAGGGGCACTGTCCATCTCTTGCTGCGGTCTTGAGGAGATTGGCTCTACAGATCGAGAAAGTCCCTGAGCGCAGCCTTTGTGTTTTCGATGAGGGCTTCGGGCAAAACTCCGAGTTCTCTGCGGAATAGCGAATTGTCCCAGGCCAGGACCTGGTCCACGAGGACGTCGCGGTCGGACTCCAGCCCGCACGTCCCCAACGGAATGCGCACGCGCAGGGGGAAGGCATCACCGTCAGTCAGTCTCGTAGTCAGGGGCAGAACGACTGTGCTGCCAAGCCCCGCCTCGGCGAATTCCAACGGCTGGATGGCGAGGCAGGGACGCTGCTTGCCGGGTTTTGTCCCGACACGTGGCTCAAGATCTACGACATATAGATGCCATTGACGGGGGTTCACCGTCAGCTCCTTTTCAGCCTGGAGTATGGCTGGAAGTCGGCATTCACCTCCCGGCTGGTGGCGGCGGCCATCGCGGCGGCCCGTTTCCAGCGCAGGATTCGGTCCCGGCGATCCGCTTCCTTCTCGAGCAGCTCGAGCCCGGCCCTGACGATGTCCACCTTGCGGGCGATCTTCAGTCGGCGCTT is from Acidobacteriota bacterium and encodes:
- a CDS encoding CopG family transcriptional regulator; translation: MQYIAYLHKEKKSDYGVSFPDFPGCITAGKTLEEARRNAVEALTLHMEGMLEDGDEIPEASNLDNLTRDKALKDAIAFLVDVTISDKVGRFNITARKSQMEEIDRLAKQHGMSRSAYIVSSALNRKAS
- a CDS encoding addiction module toxin, HicA family; the protein is MDSREVIRLLKKGGWYEVNQVGSHKQLKHPERKGRVTIPHPKRDIPGGTLKSIEKQAGIKLEKHLHSRD
- a CDS encoding type II toxin-antitoxin system PemK/MazF family toxin; translation: MNPRQWHLYVVDLEPRVGTKPGKQRPCLAIQPLEFAEAGLGSTVVLPLTTRLTDGDAFPLRVRIPLGTCGLESDRDVLVDQVLAWDNSLFRRELGVLPEALIENTKAALRDFLDL